The following nucleotide sequence is from Phycisphaera sp..
ACCATCGCGTCGGCGTGGCCGTTCCTCTTCTCCACGGTCGTGTGGGAGCCCAGCGGTCACGCCATGTGGGGCGCGCAGTGGGGCTCGCTGTCGAGGCTCACCACGAGCAACCACCGCTCGACGCTCGGGCAATCCGGAGGCGATCTGGGCAAGTCCATCCTGCGATGGGACCCGGGCGTGCGCCAGGGGGCGAACTTCTCGCTGTTTCGAGGGCCTACCAGCGGCTCGTCTGGGCGGAACCAGCCGTGGTTCGTTGAGTTCCCACCGTGGGCGGTGCTGCTGGCCCCCACGCTGCTGGTCCTCGGCGGGTACCGCGGCGCGCAATTTACCATCGGTCGACGCCGCGCGCAACGGGCCCGGCGCGTCGGCCGCACGCCCTGCCCCGCCTGTGGCTACGACGCGACGGGGTTCAAGGTGTGCCCCGAGTGCGGGGCGGCGCTCGAAGCGGAGGCGTGATCGGGCGGTCTTGGGTGTTCGGGTTGTGCTTTTGGGCTTTCTCGTACGCTCGACGCTCTGGCGGAGCGGAAGACCGCTGCGCCAGAGCTGCGTTCTGTTGGGTTGTTTTGAGCGGTCGCTTCGCTCCCTTGGCGGCCTGACGGCCGGGCCCTTGCGGGCCGCGCCGGGACATGCGCCCTGCGCCCGAAGACGGGCTGGTGCGGATGCCCCGTCGCCGAAGTACCAACACGCGTTCGGCTTCACATTTGACTCTTGACGCCGAAGCATCCGCCGAGCGAGGTCTTCCGAGCGACAGCGCATGCGGGAGGCGCGGCCGCTTCTGTGGCCCGGCCGTCAGGCCGCAAGCGAGCAACGCGAGCGCCCAAGAACAACCCCGTTGGGCGAGCGCTGGCGCAGCCGTCTTCGGCTCCGCCGAGCGGCGAAGAACCAAAAAACCACCCACCAACACAACCCAAGAGCCCGAGACCCCAGAGTGAAACCCGCTTCACCCCCGCACAAACCGCCGACCCGCGCCCGTACGCTCCACCCATGCCCAGCCCCACCCCCGAACGCGCCGCCCTCGCCCTGCGCCGCGTCCGCGCGGTCTCGAGGTGGATGGACACCCGCTTCCGCGTCCCGGGCACGGGCTACCGCTTCGGCCTGGACCCCATCATCAGCCTGCTGCCCTTCGCCGGCGACGCGGTGTCGGTGGGCATCAGCGTGTACCCGCTCATGGAAGCCCGGCGCGCGGGCGTGCGGCGTAGGACGCTGCTGAAGATGGCCGCCAACCTGGGCCTCGACTTCCTGGTCGGTTTAGTCCCGCTCGTCGGCGTCGTGCCCGACGCGTGGTACAAGGCCAACACGCGGAACCTGGAGCTGATGGAGAAGGAACTCGGCGATGTGGCGGGCGACATCGCGCATACGGTTGCCAATGGCTAAGCGCACCCCCTTTATCGGCGGCAACTGGAAGATGAACACCTCGCGCGGCGAGGCGCTCGAACTGGCCGCCGACGTCGCCCGGGCGGCCGGGTCCGACGGCCCGCAGGTCGCGATCTACCCGCCCTTCGTCTGGCTCGAGACGATCCGCTCGAGCGTCGGCGGCTCGGGCGTGATGCTGGGGGCCCAGGACTGCTCGGCCCACGACAACGGCGCCCGCACCGGCGACGTCTCGCTGGCCATGCTCAAGGAGTGCGGCGTCTCGACCGTGCTCATCGGCCACAGTGAGCGGCGGCACGGCCTCCAAGAACCCGAGGAACTGATCGCCGCCAAGCTCCGCTCCGTGCTCGA
It contains:
- a CDS encoding DUF4112 domain-containing protein, which encodes MPSPTPERAALALRRVRAVSRWMDTRFRVPGTGYRFGLDPIISLLPFAGDAVSVGISVYPLMEARRAGVRRRTLLKMAANLGLDFLVGLVPLVGVVPDAWYKANTRNLELMEKELGDVAGDIAHTVANG